One part of the Microbulbifer sp. THAF38 genome encodes these proteins:
- a CDS encoding carboxymuconolactone decarboxylase family protein, whose translation MSSIPLVETPDSEEASRVFAEIQDELGGIPSLFRIYAHHEGLLLANWQKFKAVMLHGCLSAQLKEAIGLAVSADNHCDYGIYHHSTSLQMLGVTPDEVMRIRTDPKHVHFSEKEHALFDLARNANKSPDDHRQHLIAEARKLGAGDDELLEALGVMELVLGFNHLAEALSLVPTRTPHQK comes from the coding sequence ATGAGCAGTATCCCTTTAGTGGAGACCCCTGATTCGGAAGAGGCTTCCAGGGTATTTGCGGAAATACAGGATGAACTGGGTGGGATTCCCAGTCTGTTTAGGATTTATGCCCACCATGAGGGGCTGTTATTGGCCAATTGGCAGAAATTCAAGGCGGTGATGCTGCACGGCTGCCTGTCGGCTCAGTTGAAAGAAGCTATTGGCTTGGCGGTTTCTGCGGATAACCATTGTGACTATGGCATTTATCACCACAGCACCTCCCTGCAAATGCTAGGGGTTACCCCCGATGAGGTGATGCGTATTCGGACCGATCCAAAGCATGTGCACTTTTCCGAGAAGGAGCACGCGTTGTTTGATCTGGCCCGCAACGCCAATAAGTCACCTGATGATCACCGGCAACACCTTATTGCAGAGGCACGGAAGCTGGGGGCGGGAGATGATGAGCTACTGGAGGCTTTGGGGGTGATGGAGTTGGTGTTGGGTTTTAACCATTTGGCAGAAGCGTTGAGTCTTGTGCCTACCAGGACTCCGCACCAGAAATAA
- the fdxA gene encoding ferredoxin FdxA: MTFVIGENCIKCKYTDCVEVCPVDCFYEGPNFLVIHPDECIDCALCEPECPANAIFSEDEVPDDQQEYIELNAELAEVWPNITEKKDPLPDAEEWDGKKGKLELLER, translated from the coding sequence ATGACATTCGTAATTGGGGAAAATTGCATTAAGTGCAAATACACCGACTGTGTAGAAGTTTGCCCGGTAGACTGTTTTTACGAAGGCCCCAACTTCCTGGTGATCCATCCTGACGAGTGTATCGACTGCGCCCTGTGCGAGCCGGAGTGCCCCGCCAATGCGATTTTCTCCGAGGACGAAGTGCCCGACGATCAACAGGAGTATATCGAGCTAAACGCTGAGCTCGCTGAGGTTTGGCCCAATATCACCGAGAAAAAAGACCCGCTGCCGGACGCCGAGGAATGGGATGGCAAGAAGGGCAAGCTCGAACTTCTCGAGCGATAA
- a CDS encoding polysaccharide deacetylase family protein produces the protein MRIIITAISSIILCLSLTVSAKSSEEKRIALAFSGGPVPGATESLLKQLETLQIPATFFLVGKEMERFPKQTRSIINAGHQLGNHGYSYIDLASLPLSSAKAEIKKTCKLLQHHGYQERPTILPPFGSLSEELGSLLATQNFQVAQWDLEPHLHVDMNNPDAIADYIVQNAKDGSVVMLHPMYEHGKEVAEALPLIYTQVTEQGFYFVSLAQITDTGSVGNL, from the coding sequence ATGAGAATAATAATAACTGCGATTTCGAGTATTATCTTATGTCTATCCCTGACAGTATCTGCAAAATCCAGCGAGGAGAAACGCATCGCCCTCGCTTTTAGCGGGGGGCCAGTACCAGGTGCAACTGAGTCTCTTCTCAAGCAACTAGAAACCTTGCAAATACCTGCGACATTCTTTCTGGTGGGCAAAGAAATGGAGCGCTTCCCCAAACAGACTCGCTCCATTATCAATGCCGGCCATCAGCTGGGAAATCACGGTTATTCCTATATCGACCTGGCAAGCTTGCCACTAAGCAGCGCCAAAGCCGAAATAAAAAAAACCTGTAAGTTATTGCAGCACCACGGATATCAGGAAAGGCCAACGATCCTGCCCCCTTTTGGAAGCCTCTCGGAAGAGCTGGGTAGTCTATTGGCCACGCAGAACTTTCAGGTGGCCCAGTGGGACTTGGAGCCGCATCTGCATGTCGATATGAATAACCCCGACGCCATCGCCGACTATATCGTCCAGAATGCCAAAGATGGCAGTGTGGTTATGCTGCACCCAATGTATGAACACGGCAAAGAAGTGGCGGAGGCGCTGCCGCTGATCTATACACAGGTCACAGAACAGGGGTTTTACTTTGTCAGCTTGGCGCAGATCACTGATACTGGCAGTGTCGGAAATTTGTAA
- the dinB gene encoding DNA polymerase IV encodes MRKIIHCDCDCFYASVEMRDDPNLRGRPLAVGGSSDRRGVISTCNYEARSYGVRSAMPTAQAKKLCPDLIVVPGNMAKYREVSHQIREIFLDYCDDIEPLSLDEAFLDVSNSGHCHGSATLMAEEIRQRVRETLGITISAGVAPNKFLAKIASDWRKPDGLTVITPDEVDQFVLRLPVTKIHGVGRVTAEKMHRQGIHTCADLRRYSQVELSKTFGKFGRRLYELSRGIDDRPVSGDGSRKSVSVERTFNKDLCEYDDWLEEMTSLYMRLLERLEKLGDRYEVNGATVKVKYTDFSQSTHERNSRAGRISEFRQLLQECWDKRSTPIRLLGVGLRLTDLRAERGPLQLPLPLPDLPIHH; translated from the coding sequence ATGAGAAAGATCATCCACTGCGACTGCGATTGTTTTTACGCTTCGGTCGAAATGCGAGACGATCCCAATCTCCGTGGGCGCCCGCTCGCTGTTGGCGGTAGCAGTGATCGCCGCGGAGTCATCTCCACCTGCAACTATGAGGCCCGCAGCTACGGTGTCCGCTCCGCCATGCCCACCGCCCAGGCCAAGAAACTCTGTCCTGATTTGATTGTAGTACCCGGTAACATGGCCAAATACCGGGAAGTCAGCCACCAGATTCGTGAGATTTTCCTCGATTACTGTGACGATATTGAGCCACTTTCCTTGGATGAAGCATTTCTCGATGTCAGTAATAGTGGTCACTGCCACGGTAGCGCTACTTTGATGGCCGAGGAGATCCGCCAGAGGGTTAGAGAGACCCTTGGTATTACTATCTCCGCCGGCGTTGCCCCCAATAAATTCCTGGCCAAGATCGCCAGTGACTGGCGTAAACCCGACGGACTTACGGTGATCACCCCTGACGAGGTTGATCAATTCGTATTGCGTTTGCCGGTAACCAAGATTCATGGCGTAGGCCGTGTCACGGCAGAGAAAATGCATCGCCAGGGTATCCATACCTGCGCCGACCTGCGGCGTTATTCCCAGGTAGAGTTAAGTAAAACCTTTGGCAAGTTTGGGCGCCGCCTCTACGAGCTGAGCCGCGGTATCGACGATCGCCCGGTGAGCGGGGATGGCTCCCGCAAGAGTGTCAGTGTGGAGCGCACCTTTAACAAGGATCTCTGTGAATATGATGACTGGCTGGAAGAAATGACCAGCTTATATATGCGCCTACTGGAACGGCTGGAAAAACTCGGCGATCGTTATGAAGTAAATGGCGCCACCGTAAAGGTAAAATATACCGATTTTTCCCAGAGTACCCATGAGCGCAACAGTCGTGCAGGGCGTATTTCTGAGTTTCGCCAATTGCTGCAGGAGTGCTGGGATAAACGCTCCACTCCTATTCGCCTTCTAGGCGTGGGGCTAAGACTCACGGACTTACGCGCCGAACGCGGCCCTTTACAACTTCCTCTCCCCCTACCAGATTTGCCAATACATCACTAA
- a CDS encoding SDR family oxidoreductase: MAKNLFDLTGKIALVTGASRGIGEAIAKLLAEQGAHVLVSSRKIEGCQAVADAIVDAGGKAEAVPCHIGNMEDIQKMFFDVRERFGRLDILVNNAATNPYFGHILDTDLAAFEKTVEVNIRGYFFMSVEAGKLMREQGGGVIVNTASVNALQPGVGQGIYSITKAAVVNMTKAFAKECAQFNIRVNALLPGLTKTKFAGALFTHEDIYKTAIGHIPMHRHAEPEEMAGTVLYLVSNASSYTTGECVVVDGGMTSCGGI; the protein is encoded by the coding sequence ATGGCAAAGAATCTTTTTGATCTCACCGGAAAAATTGCTCTGGTAACCGGTGCTAGCCGGGGTATTGGTGAGGCAATTGCAAAACTTTTGGCAGAACAGGGCGCCCATGTGCTGGTATCCAGCCGAAAAATTGAAGGCTGTCAGGCTGTTGCCGATGCGATTGTCGATGCCGGCGGTAAAGCGGAAGCGGTACCTTGCCATATCGGCAATATGGAAGATATCCAGAAAATGTTTTTCGATGTCCGCGAGCGCTTTGGGCGGCTGGATATTCTGGTTAACAACGCAGCTACAAACCCTTACTTTGGTCATATCCTCGATACCGACCTCGCGGCTTTTGAAAAAACCGTTGAAGTGAATATTCGCGGCTATTTCTTTATGTCTGTGGAAGCGGGCAAGTTGATGCGCGAGCAGGGTGGAGGTGTGATTGTGAATACTGCCTCGGTCAATGCCCTGCAGCCTGGTGTGGGCCAGGGAATCTATTCCATCACCAAGGCGGCAGTGGTCAATATGACCAAAGCTTTTGCCAAGGAGTGTGCCCAGTTCAATATCCGTGTTAATGCCCTATTGCCTGGGTTGACCAAAACCAAGTTTGCCGGGGCACTCTTCACCCACGAAGATATTTATAAAACCGCAATCGGCCATATCCCTATGCACCGTCACGCCGAGCCTGAGGAGATGGCGGGTACAGTACTCTACTTAGTTTCCAACGCCTCCAGTTACACCACCGGCGAATGCGTTGTGGTGGATGGTGGAATGACTTCCTGTGGGGGAATTTAA
- a CDS encoding DUF1328 domain-containing protein, which produces MIRWAIIFLVIALIAAFFGFSGVASTATEIAKILFFIFIVLFVLALIFGRGRPPK; this is translated from the coding sequence ATGATACGTTGGGCCATTATCTTCCTGGTGATTGCGCTGATTGCCGCCTTTTTTGGCTTTAGCGGTGTTGCATCCACGGCAACAGAGATCGCCAAAATCCTGTTCTTTATCTTTATTGTACTTTTTGTCCTGGCATTGATCTTCGGCAGGGGTCGACCACCTAAGTAG
- a CDS encoding ABC transporter substrate-binding protein codes for MGNWHLNTLIPWVIVFFSAPCTIAKELKVAISEDAPPYVMDHAKSGLEIEIISQSLSGYSIAFAQMGWGEIQGAIDRGVADAEANVHEASKNLFYSKDYIAFINYAISKKKDNITINNVSDLAEHPIITWQGAHRDLGPEFQALFSPGSSNSHNYIELQSSQEQVEKFWQEEGAIIVIDISIFSYLSKQSGHSLEAVSLHNFKMPTTKFKMAFKKEEDRNTFDLGLSKLCSSGAYRELLRKYGVTPAADVCPPKK; via the coding sequence ATGGGAAACTGGCATTTAAACACCTTGATTCCATGGGTTATTGTATTTTTTTCAGCACCCTGCACTATCGCTAAAGAGTTGAAAGTTGCCATATCTGAGGATGCTCCCCCCTATGTTATGGATCACGCAAAAAGCGGCTTGGAAATTGAGATCATCTCACAATCACTCTCAGGGTATTCTATAGCGTTTGCTCAAATGGGTTGGGGAGAAATACAAGGTGCAATTGATCGTGGTGTCGCAGATGCTGAAGCCAATGTTCATGAAGCCAGCAAAAATTTATTCTACTCAAAAGACTATATTGCCTTTATAAACTACGCCATTAGCAAGAAAAAAGACAATATCACCATAAACAATGTCAGTGATTTAGCCGAACATCCAATCATTACCTGGCAGGGTGCCCACCGGGATCTCGGCCCCGAGTTCCAGGCGCTGTTCTCACCTGGTTCATCAAATAGTCATAACTATATTGAGCTACAAAGCTCACAGGAGCAGGTGGAAAAGTTCTGGCAGGAAGAAGGTGCAATCATTGTCATAGATATCAGCATATTTTCCTACCTCTCAAAACAAAGTGGACATTCACTGGAAGCGGTATCCCTACACAACTTCAAAATGCCTACCACAAAATTCAAAATGGCATTCAAAAAGGAAGAGGACAGGAACACCTTCGATCTTGGCCTCAGTAAACTCTGTAGCAGTGGCGCTTATAGAGAACTCTTGAGAAAGTACGGGGTGACACCAGCGGCCGATGTCTGCCCTCCAAAAAAATAG
- a CDS encoding RNA polymerase sigma factor, with the protein MSRKVFQHYSDEKLLDHYRETRRLAAFEPLYNRHKDALYRYCIQMAPNSTTQLLQALWQSTLENPPQLHGRLFKNWLFIQINKSLQKQTVSSPQPQILEGENKVIAAIQKLPKLQRNVLLLHMECKLSLAAVADIERISLKKCREYYQLARQQIETLIYGSQAQPWQVEAIKE; encoded by the coding sequence TTGTCTCGCAAAGTGTTCCAACATTATTCCGATGAGAAGCTGCTCGATCACTACCGGGAGACTCGTCGGCTTGCTGCTTTTGAGCCACTGTATAACCGACACAAGGATGCCCTCTACCGTTACTGCATCCAGATGGCACCAAACTCCACCACACAATTATTGCAGGCTCTGTGGCAAAGCACTCTGGAGAATCCTCCGCAACTCCACGGTCGGCTATTTAAAAACTGGCTGTTTATTCAAATCAATAAGTCCCTGCAGAAGCAAACAGTCAGCAGTCCCCAACCTCAGATATTAGAGGGGGAAAATAAGGTTATCGCAGCCATTCAGAAACTCCCCAAACTTCAACGCAACGTGCTGTTGCTACACATGGAGTGCAAGCTCTCCCTGGCTGCAGTAGCAGATATAGAGCGTATATCACTGAAAAAATGTAGAGAATATTACCAATTAGCTCGGCAGCAAATTGAAACCCTGATTTACGGATCTCAAGCACAACCCTGGCAAGTGGAGGCCATTAAAGAGTGA
- a CDS encoding phosphotransferase: protein MSETVKESRNSVEALPLEKLQEYLSANVEVFSGPLKISKFSGGQSNPTFKLETPTNTYVLRRQPPGKLLKSAHAVDREYRVMSALADTDVPVPKVFHLCEDRDLIGSMFYLMEYCEGRIFWNAAIPEVDASARSAMYDEMNRVLAALHSLDIDFLGLSDYGRPGNYFQRQLERWTGQYRASETQPISAMEELIEWLGSALPEDDRRIALVHGDYRLDNMIFHPKEAKVIALLDWELSTLGHPFADLAYQCMQMRMPAGGDKMSGLLGLDIASLGIPSEQVYVAKYCERMGIDGIDHWPFYLAFSFFRLAAIVQGVAKRAQDGNASNRNAASLGALVAPLAQTAMSIASEAS, encoded by the coding sequence ATGTCTGAAACCGTAAAGGAGTCACGTAATTCAGTGGAAGCTTTGCCACTGGAAAAGTTGCAAGAATACCTCAGCGCAAATGTTGAAGTTTTTTCCGGACCACTGAAAATCAGTAAGTTTTCCGGCGGTCAATCCAATCCCACCTTTAAGCTGGAAACGCCTACAAATACCTATGTATTGCGTCGGCAACCTCCGGGAAAACTATTGAAATCTGCGCACGCAGTGGATCGTGAGTACCGTGTTATGTCTGCACTGGCAGATACCGATGTACCGGTGCCCAAAGTTTTTCATTTATGTGAAGACCGGGATCTGATCGGCTCCATGTTTTACCTGATGGAATACTGTGAGGGGCGGATTTTCTGGAATGCGGCAATTCCTGAGGTGGATGCTTCTGCGCGCAGTGCTATGTACGATGAAATGAATCGGGTGCTCGCCGCATTACATAGTCTCGACATCGACTTTTTGGGGTTATCTGATTACGGCCGCCCGGGAAATTATTTTCAGCGGCAGCTGGAGCGTTGGACGGGGCAATATCGGGCTTCTGAGACACAGCCTATTTCGGCGATGGAAGAGTTGATTGAATGGCTTGGCAGTGCGCTCCCGGAAGACGATCGTCGGATAGCTCTGGTACACGGTGATTACCGCCTCGATAATATGATTTTCCATCCTAAAGAAGCCAAAGTGATCGCCCTGCTGGATTGGGAGCTTTCTACTTTGGGTCACCCGTTTGCGGATCTTGCTTACCAGTGCATGCAAATGCGTATGCCTGCTGGGGGTGACAAGATGTCCGGCCTGTTGGGGCTGGATATTGCCTCGCTGGGTATCCCCTCTGAACAGGTCTATGTGGCCAAGTATTGTGAGCGTATGGGGATTGATGGCATTGATCACTGGCCTTTTTATTTGGCGTTTAGTTTTTTCCGTTTAGCGGCGATAGTCCAGGGCGTGGCCAAACGTGCACAGGATGGCAACGCCTCAAATCGCAATGCGGCGAGCCTCGGCGCCCTGGTGGCGCCACTGGCACAAACGGCAATGAGCATTGCCAGTGAGGCGAGTTAG
- a CDS encoding acyl-CoA dehydrogenase family protein: protein MEFEYSEKVQGLLQRLKNFMQESVYPAESTYIQQLQNDPWGEPPIMEALKEKAREAELWNLFLPDSRYGAGLTNLEYAPLAEEMGKVLFASEIFNCSAPDTGNMEVLAQYGSEAQREAWLRPLLAGNIRSAFAMTEPKVASSDATNIETSIVRDGDEYVINGHKFYISGLMNKRCKVMIVMGKTDPTNPDRHRQQSQILVPTDTPGVKIIRPMQVFGYDDAPEGHAEVIFENVRVPASNLILGEGRGFEIAQGRLGPGRIHHCMRLIGQAQRALEMMAGRAENRIVFGRPMSKQGSVREDIAKSACEIEQARLLTLKAAAQMDRLGNKAAKDLIAMIKIVAPQMACKVIDRAIQIHGAAGLSQDYSLAHHYAYARTIRLADGPDQVHMMQLGRNLAARYAAETVQGEEHV, encoded by the coding sequence ATGGAGTTTGAATATTCAGAAAAGGTACAGGGCCTGTTGCAGCGGCTCAAAAACTTTATGCAGGAATCTGTGTATCCCGCTGAGAGTACCTATATACAGCAGTTGCAGAATGACCCCTGGGGCGAGCCCCCTATTATGGAGGCCTTAAAAGAAAAGGCCCGTGAGGCTGAGTTGTGGAATTTATTCTTACCCGATTCCCGCTATGGTGCCGGCCTTACCAACTTGGAATATGCACCTTTGGCGGAGGAGATGGGCAAGGTCTTATTTGCCTCAGAAATTTTTAATTGCAGCGCCCCAGATACCGGCAATATGGAAGTGCTGGCCCAGTACGGATCGGAAGCGCAGCGGGAAGCCTGGCTGAGGCCATTGCTGGCGGGCAATATTCGCTCGGCATTCGCCATGACCGAACCCAAGGTGGCCTCCTCCGATGCTACGAATATCGAAACTTCTATCGTGCGCGATGGCGATGAATATGTGATTAATGGTCATAAATTTTATATTAGTGGCCTAATGAATAAGCGCTGTAAGGTCATGATTGTGATGGGCAAGACCGATCCCACTAATCCGGATCGGCATCGCCAGCAATCGCAAATCCTGGTTCCCACAGATACCCCAGGGGTGAAAATAATTCGGCCCATGCAGGTATTTGGCTACGACGATGCCCCGGAAGGTCATGCGGAAGTGATTTTTGAGAATGTTCGGGTGCCTGCGTCTAATCTGATTCTTGGAGAAGGGCGAGGCTTTGAAATTGCTCAGGGGCGTCTGGGGCCGGGCAGAATTCACCATTGCATGCGTTTAATTGGCCAGGCCCAGCGCGCCCTGGAAATGATGGCAGGCCGAGCGGAAAATCGTATTGTATTTGGACGCCCGATGAGCAAGCAGGGCTCAGTGCGGGAGGATATTGCTAAGTCTGCCTGTGAAATTGAGCAGGCACGTTTGCTAACTTTAAAAGCTGCGGCGCAAATGGATCGACTTGGCAATAAAGCGGCCAAAGACCTGATTGCCATGATTAAAATTGTTGCACCGCAAATGGCCTGCAAGGTGATTGACCGCGCTATCCAGATTCACGGTGCGGCAGGGTTGAGCCAGGACTATAGCTTGGCCCATCACTATGCTTACGCGCGGACTATCCGTTTAGCCGATGGACCAGACCAAGTACATATGATGCAGCTGGGACGCAACTTGGCTGCCCGTTATGCCGCAGAGACTGTACAGGGAGAGGAGCATGTCTGA
- the mutS gene encoding DNA mismatch repair protein MutS, giving the protein MPKTATKAAKPEHTPMMQQYLRIKAQHPQELVFYRMGDFYELFYDDAKKAAELLDVTLTARGKSGGEPIPMAGIPYHAAEGYLARLIKAGVSVAICEQIGDPATSKGPVERQVVRIVTPGTVTDEALLNDRRDNLLAAISHLGDVFGLALLDLATGRFVVQETDTLESLAEQVQRHNPAELLAPEDLTLPVEIERRAGVRRRAPWEFELETALRLLNQQFGTMNLEAFGCSHMHGAIVAAGCLLQYARDTQRTELPHIRGLHTESGDETVALDGASRRNLEIDLNLNGGDDNTLLSVFDSCKTAMGSRLLRRWLNNPLRQLTTLRNRQDAIAALIEEYGFEPLRDALKPVGDMERILGRLALRSARPRDLARLGQSLAQFPEIQEQLANSSAVLLKELCGQIGEWPETVELLQKAIIENPPVVIRDGGVIATGYDEELDELRAISENAGDYLVQLELQEKERTGIPTLKVGYNRVHGYFIEISRGQSDKAPAEYIRRQTLKNAERFITPELKEFEDKALSAKSRALAREKALYEALINQLNESLAELQAAAAGVSELDVLACLAERADDLRLCRPELGTEPGLHISGGRHPVVEQVLDEPFVANDIELRDDRRMLVITGPNMGGKSTYMRQTALIALLAHCGSYVPADSAQIGLLDRIFTRIGSADDLAGGRSTFMVEMTETANILRNASEHSLVLMDEIGRGTSTYDGLSLAWACAHYLAGEVRAFTLFATHYFELTDLPNQCAEAANIHLDATEHGEGIVFLHRIQEGPASKSFGLQVAKLAGIPADVLTEARARLAALEAGAQSVDVPAAISKPDATPKQEPEAVVIPSVSAPVQPGSPQQVDLFGSPSHPAVDALEELDPDDMTPRQALEALYALRKLLK; this is encoded by the coding sequence CCCCCAGGAGCTGGTGTTCTATCGCATGGGGGATTTCTACGAGCTGTTCTATGACGATGCCAAGAAGGCCGCGGAGCTGTTAGATGTCACCCTGACCGCGCGGGGCAAATCTGGTGGTGAACCAATTCCCATGGCGGGCATTCCCTACCATGCGGCCGAGGGTTATTTGGCGCGCTTGATCAAGGCCGGAGTGTCTGTTGCCATTTGCGAACAGATTGGCGACCCGGCAACCAGTAAGGGGCCGGTTGAGCGGCAGGTGGTGCGTATCGTCACCCCCGGTACCGTTACCGATGAGGCGCTGTTGAATGACCGCCGCGATAACCTGCTGGCAGCTATTTCTCACTTAGGAGATGTATTCGGTCTCGCACTATTGGACTTGGCGACCGGTCGCTTTGTGGTTCAGGAGACTGATACGCTGGAATCCCTGGCCGAACAGGTTCAGCGTCACAACCCGGCTGAATTACTCGCGCCAGAAGATCTCACTTTGCCGGTGGAAATTGAACGCCGCGCCGGTGTACGCCGTCGTGCGCCCTGGGAGTTTGAGCTGGAAACTGCCCTGCGCCTGCTCAATCAGCAGTTTGGCACTATGAATCTGGAGGCCTTTGGTTGCAGCCATATGCACGGTGCCATAGTGGCCGCTGGCTGCTTACTGCAATATGCACGAGATACCCAGCGCACCGAGCTACCCCATATTCGCGGCCTGCATACCGAGAGCGGCGACGAAACCGTCGCCCTCGATGGCGCCAGCCGCCGCAACCTGGAAATCGACCTGAATCTGAATGGCGGCGATGACAATACCCTGCTGTCTGTTTTCGACAGCTGCAAAACCGCCATGGGTAGCCGCCTTCTGCGCCGCTGGTTGAACAACCCGCTGCGCCAGCTCACTACGCTGCGCAACCGCCAGGATGCCATTGCTGCACTGATTGAAGAGTATGGTTTCGAGCCACTGCGTGATGCTCTCAAACCCGTGGGTGATATGGAGCGCATTCTGGGTCGCTTGGCACTGCGTTCCGCACGCCCCCGTGACTTGGCAAGACTGGGTCAGTCTCTAGCCCAGTTCCCCGAAATCCAAGAACAGCTAGCGAATTCCAGTGCCGTCCTACTCAAAGAGCTTTGTGGCCAGATCGGTGAATGGCCGGAAACCGTAGAGCTGCTGCAAAAGGCCATTATCGAAAACCCGCCTGTCGTAATACGCGATGGTGGTGTCATCGCTACCGGCTACGATGAAGAGCTCGATGAGCTGCGCGCTATCAGCGAGAACGCGGGCGATTACTTGGTACAACTGGAGCTTCAGGAAAAGGAGCGCACTGGTATCCCCACATTGAAGGTGGGTTACAACCGAGTGCATGGCTACTTTATTGAAATTAGCCGCGGCCAGAGCGACAAGGCACCGGCGGAATATATTCGACGCCAAACCCTGAAGAATGCCGAGCGTTTTATTACGCCCGAATTGAAAGAGTTCGAGGACAAAGCACTCTCCGCCAAGAGTCGTGCCCTGGCGCGGGAGAAGGCCCTCTATGAGGCGCTGATTAATCAGCTGAATGAATCCCTGGCAGAGCTACAAGCCGCGGCGGCCGGCGTTTCTGAGCTGGATGTTCTGGCTTGTTTGGCCGAACGTGCCGATGACCTGCGCCTCTGCCGCCCCGAGCTGGGTACTGAACCGGGCCTGCATATCAGTGGCGGGCGCCATCCGGTGGTGGAACAGGTATTGGATGAGCCTTTTGTGGCCAACGATATCGAACTGCGCGACGATCGCCGTATGCTGGTGATTACCGGCCCGAACATGGGTGGTAAATCTACCTATATGCGCCAGACTGCGCTGATTGCTTTACTGGCGCATTGCGGCAGTTATGTCCCTGCCGACAGTGCCCAGATCGGCCTACTCGACCGTATCTTCACCCGCATCGGCAGCGCCGATGATTTGGCCGGGGGTCGTTCCACCTTTATGGTGGAGATGACCGAAACCGCTAATATCCTGCGCAATGCCAGCGAGCACAGCCTGGTGCTGATGGATGAAATCGGCCGCGGTACCAGCACCTACGATGGTCTTTCCCTGGCCTGGGCCTGCGCCCACTACCTGGCCGGAGAAGTGCGCGCATTCACCCTGTTCGCCACTCACTACTTCGAACTGACCGATTTGCCTAACCAGTGTGCGGAAGCGGCCAATATCCACTTGGATGCCACCGAACACGGCGAGGGTATCGTCTTCCTGCACCGCATCCAGGAAGGACCCGCGTCCAAGAGTTTCGGCTTGCAGGTGGCCAAACTGGCGGGTATTCCAGCGGATGTACTGACCGAGGCCCGCGCTCGCTTGGCAGCGCTGGAAGCCGGCGCCCAATCGGTAGATGTACCCGCAGCTATTTCTAAACCTGATGCAACGCCTAAACAAGAACCTGAAGCGGTTGTGATTCCGTCGGTTTCAGCACCAGTACAGCCCGGCTCTCCCCAACAGGTCGACCTGTTCGGCAGCCCCAGCCACCCGGCCGTGGATGCCCTGGAAGAGCTGGACCCGGATGATATGACGCCGCGCCAAGCGCTCGAAGCGCTTTATGCGTTACGCAAGTTATTGAAGTAA
- a CDS encoding SDR family NAD(P)-dependent oxidoreductase — MQDPILDFDNQVALITGAASGFGKLLAKELGSRGARLVLGDINEEGLMQLADDLGRDGIQVRAQRCDVSSEVDCVALVQLAESEFGGLNMAVNNAGIAPPMMSLKQTDEAMMDHQYNVNLKGVFFGLKHQLPLMKDRGGVVLNVSSMAGLGGAPKIASYAAAKHGVIGLTKTAAMENAKYGIRVNAICPFYCLTPMVTSVEAPGASPKDVQAFLAEGCPMKRLGEPEEVVAAMLMLLSPKMTYVTGQALAVDGGLSAY, encoded by the coding sequence ATGCAAGATCCAATATTGGATTTCGACAATCAGGTTGCCCTAATTACCGGTGCTGCCAGTGGTTTTGGCAAACTGCTGGCTAAAGAGTTGGGATCTCGCGGAGCGCGCCTGGTGCTTGGAGATATCAATGAAGAGGGCCTGATGCAGCTCGCCGATGACCTGGGTCGTGATGGTATCCAGGTGCGCGCTCAACGTTGTGATGTTTCCTCTGAAGTGGATTGCGTTGCCCTGGTGCAACTGGCTGAGTCTGAGTTCGGCGGCCTGAATATGGCGGTTAATAATGCTGGTATCGCTCCGCCAATGATGTCCCTAAAGCAGACTGACGAAGCGATGATGGACCATCAATACAATGTAAACCTGAAGGGCGTATTTTTCGGTCTCAAGCACCAGCTGCCATTAATGAAAGATCGTGGCGGTGTGGTGCTCAACGTTTCCTCTATGGCCGGACTGGGCGGCGCACCCAAAATTGCCTCCTATGCTGCCGCCAAGCATGGGGTTATTGGGCTGACCAAAACTGCAGCGATGGAAAACGCCAAGTACGGTATTCGGGTGAATGCTATCTGCCCATTCTATTGCTTGACGCCAATGGTGACCTCTGTGGAAGCTCCAGGGGCCAGCCCGAAAGATGTTCAGGCTTTTCTTGCCGAAGGTTGTCCGATGAAGCGTCTTGGCGAGCCGGAAGAAGTGGTAGCAGCTATGTTGATGCTACTCTCCCCGAAGATGACTTATGTTACCGGGCAGGCACTGGCTGTGGATGGTGGTTTATCGGCATATTGA